A window of Photobacterium toruni genomic DNA:
ATAAAAAAGCCAGTGCATCACCTTTGCGCTGGCTTATTACGGCCTGTTAATGTGGTTACCCCGAGTAAACCGCATCCCAGTCTTTCCATACTACCTCAAATCCTCGTCGCTTCACCGCCATTGCAACCTCAGCCACACTGCGATCGTCACTGATTGCAAATTGCTCTAACTCTGGCGTGTCATCGGCATAGCCGCCCGGTTGCGTTTTAGAGCCAGCTGACATACTTGTAACCCCTAACGGTAAGACATTATCGCGAAAATGGGCTGATTCACGAGTGGATAACGACAACTCAACGTCATGATTAAATAACCGATAAGCACAGATCAATTGCACTAACTGGCGATCAGTCATTATTGATTTAGGCTCAATACCGCCAGTACAGGGTCGCAAACGTGGAAATGAAATCGAATAACGACTTTGCCAATACTGGCGCTCAAGATAAGCCAGATGGCTCGCAACAAAAAAACTGTCCGTACGCCAATCTTCCATTCCCAATAACGCTCCTATGCCTATTTTATCAATACCAGCTTGTGCCAAACGATCAGGCGTTTCGAGCCGATAATCAAAATTGGTTTTATTGCCGCGTAAGTGGTGCTTAGCATAAGTACGAGCATGATAGGTTTCTTGATACACCATCACCGCATCTAAACCTAAACCTTTCAGCTCTCGATATTGCTGTTGTTCAAGTGGCTGAACTTCCATCGCAACATGGTTAAAGTGGCATTTAATTTGAGGCAATGTGTGCCTAAAATACTCCATATCCACTTTAGTTTGATGCTCACCCGTTACCAACAACACACTGTCAAACTGAAGTGCTTTAATTGCGACACATTCACGTTCAATATCAGCAGGAGTTAATGTACGTCGCTTAATGCGATTTTCCATTGAAAAACCACAATAAGTACACGCATTAGCACACAGGTTGGAGAGGTATAATGGCACATAAAAATGTATCGTATAACCAAACCGCTGCCGCGTTAATAACGTTGCTTGTTGCGCTATCTGCTCTAAATAAGGCTCTGCTGCGGGAGAGATTAACGCTTTAAAATCATCAATATCACACTGCGGTTTAGCCAGCGCACGTTCAACATCAGCAGCCGTTTTAGCATAAATCGACAGTCGAATATCATCCCAATCCAATTGCTGCCATACCTTTACAAAGCTCATTCTCGCTCCTTAGCATTCACTATCGAGAAAAGCCGTTAATGGACTAGATGCTACAGCATGACTCATTTTACCTGCTAATCCCGCGTTATAAGCCATACGACCACTAATAACCGCCCACTTAAAAGCTTCACCCATCGCAACCGGATCAACAGCAGTCGCAATAGCAGTGTTAACTAACACCGCATCTGCTCCCATTTCCATTGCCGCTGCAGCATCAGACGGAGCACCAATTCCTGCATCTATAATTACTGGTATCTGTGCTTGATCAATAATTATTTGTAGAAAATCACCAGAAACTAAGCCTTTATTTGAACCTATCGGCGATCCTAATGGCATCACCGCCGCACAACCAACATCTTCTAAACGCTTACATAACACTGGATCAGCATGACAATAAGGCAATACCACAAAGCCTTGTTTCACTAACTGCTCAGCCGCTTTTAATGTTTCAATTGGATCGGGCATTAAGTATTTGGGATCAGGATGAATTTCTAACTTGAGCCAATTGGTCCCCAATGCTTCGCGTGCTAATTGGGCAGCAAATATCGCTTCTTGAGCATTTTTAGCCCCAGAGGTATTAGGTAATAGGTTAACTCCAGCCGCTATTAAAGGTGCTAAAATATCGTCCGCTTGACGGACTAAATCAACCCGTTTCAAAGCCATAGTGACCAATTGTGATTCAGAAGCTAATAACGATGCGGTCATCACATCACGATGAGAATATTTACCCGTTCCAGTAAATAACCGCGAACTAAATGTTTTATCAGCAATAGTGAGCATGTTAGCCTCCAGCAATGACTTGAAAGAGCGAGATCTGATCGTGATGGTTCAGTACTGTTGTTGACCATTCACTGCGCGTAATAATGGCTTGATTTACCGCAATCGCAGCCCCCATAGTAGGTAGTGATAATTGCTCAACTAACTCAACTAAACATTGCTGTGATTGACACTCAACAGCTTGATCATTTAACCAGACGGTTATTATTGTCATTAAACAATACCTCCATTAACAAGTGAGTGTTCACCACAAACAGAGCACTGTTGATCAATCTTGATGCCAAATTGGCGCCAGTGCCCTTGTGATCCATCAAATTGAGAAAGGTAATTCACATCAACCCTCTCCGTCTCAACAATCACTTTTATGACTGCAAGCGCCTGCATCGAACCAATAATTCCCACCACGGGTCCCACAATGCCACCACTGCGGCAATTACGCACTTTAGCCGTATTTGATACAGCTTGAGGCAATAAACATTGATAACAAGGTCCAATCCCAGCCCTAAAATCAAACGTCATTAACTGTCCTTGCCAGCCGATTGCAGCGCCTGAAACTAAGTATTTTCTCGCAGCAAAACAGGCATCATTAATCGCATAGCGAGTCGAAAAATTATCACTGCAATCAACTACAATATCAGCTTGATCTACTTCTAACGCTAATTGCAAACCGGCTAATCTAGTTGTGACCGCGCGGTAACGATTAAGCGGATTTAACGCGCGCATTTGAGCACACGCAGCCTGCGCTTTATTAGACCCAACGTCTGCTGCACGATACAAAACTTGGCGCTGTAAATTTGACACGTCAACCACATCATCATCAGCAATGACAATCGTACCTACGCCAGTCGCCGCCAAATAAAGTCCAACCGCTGAGCCTAAACCACCACCACCAACAATTAACACTTGCGTATTTTTCAGTTGTTGCTGTCCAGATTCAGCAATATCAGTCACCATTAACTGGCGGCTATAACGCATAAATTCAGCATCAGAGAGCGCAGTGTTTATCATTCCGCCCTCCTGCAGCCACATATTCAACGTTAGGCACCAATATATTGTGCAGTTTAGTGATCGTAAATGCAGGATCGGCCGCTTGAGTAATCGCACTCACAACTGCCACCCCAGTAACCCCGGTGCGCCACACTTTTGCGGCCCGCTCAATGGTAATGCCACCAATCGCCACAGTGGGTACTCGATCACCAATCAATTTTTGATAAAGTGCTAATCGAGCCACACCTTGAGGCAATGACGGCATATCTTTGGTTGATGTCGCAAAAATATGCCCCAAAGCGATATAGCTGGGTTGATATTCAAGTGCGCGTAAAATTTCATAATAACCATGGGTAGAAATACCAAGTCGTAATCCCGCTTGTTGAATCGCAACTAAATTAGCGCTATCAAGATCGTCTTGGCCAAGGTGAACCCCATAAGCATGGTATTTGATTGCCAGCAGCCAATAATCATTAATAAATACGGGGGCTGAAACTGATTCTCCAGCAGTCACAGCACATTGAATCTGGTGTTCCAGATCAGAGGTTTGTGGATTTTTAATTCGTAATTGGGTGGTATTAACACCAAGATCTAAGACTCGTTTAATCCAATCACTGCTATCAACAACGGCATACAAACCAAGTTGCCTTGTCTCTAAAGCTGCAAAAGGAGCCAGCTCTTGACCATCAATTAACCATCCAAGTTGTTTGATTTGAGGATGATTTATCGTTAAAGCACGAGGAAAAACTTTAGCTTCTGTTGGCCAAACTGGTTCGCTTTGAGCATCCTGATTATGATCTTGATAACTATATTCGTGATAACTCCGCGCATAAGCACGTGCTAATACCAACGCATCGTCCAATGGATAATCAAGTGCAAGTGCTACCAACAACATTGCTCGTTGTGCTTCACTAGCGCCACTATGATGACAATACACAGCTCGAGCCTGCCCTTGATGATGCCAAATATCAACACAACCATCATTTACGGGAAACCCACAGACGACAAAACTAGGATTGGCCGCGACTTTTTGTTGCAACTCAGCCAATTCAGCAAAAGGGGCGAGCCACTGATCCCATATTTGATACGTTGGCGGGGTACACGCCTCATCTGCAGTAACAAAATTAAACGCTAATGAACACTCCTTAACGATGGTCTTGATATGTATTAAAGGCTCACTGCTATGAACGGTTACTGTCACCGTTTCGCCTAGTTGGTATAACTCAGCGGGTATTAATAGAGGTTCGATATGCATTAATAATGGTATTAGATGAGGGGGTAACGATAACGTGCTCATTGGTTAATCCTCTTTAGCAGGGTGATACAATTCACTGCCACGAGCGCGAAATTCAGCCGCTTTTTGTTCCATCTCGACACGAGGGTTATCACTCTGTCTAATACCTATTGGTGATAGCGTTTTCGCGTAATCTCGAACTTCTTGAGAGATTTTCATTGAGCAAAATTTAGGTCCACACATAGAACAAAAGTGGGCTACTTTGCCAGATTCTTGCGGTAAAGTTTGATCGTGATAATCTCGAGCAGTTTGTGGGTCAAGGCCTAGATTAAATTGATCTTCCCAGCGAAACTCAAACCGTGCTTTAGATAATGCATTATCACGAACTTGTGCCCCGGGGTGGCCTTTAGCTAAGTCTGCCGCATGCGCACACAACTTGTACGTGATCAAACCGACTTTTACATCATCTTTATTGGGTAATCCTAAATGCTCTTTGGGCGTGACATAACACAGCATTGCACAGCCATACCAACCAATCATGGCAGCACCAATACCAGAAGTAATATGATCATAACCGGGCGCAATATCTGTTGTAAGAGGTCCAAGCGTATAAAATGGCGCTTCATGACAATGTTTAAGTTGCTCATCCATATTGGCCTTAATCATATGCATTGGCACATGACCCGGACCTTCAATCATGACCTGAACATCATATTCCCACGCGATTTTTGTTAGCTCACCTAAAGTACGCAGCTCACTAAACTGCGCTTCATCGTTGGCATCAGCAATAGAGCCTGGTCGCAAACCGTCACCGAGAGAGAGCGTAATATCATATTGAGCACAAATCTCACAAATACTGCGGAAATTTTCATACAAAAAACTTTCTTGATGATGTGCTAAACACCACTTAGCCATGATTGAGCCGCCACGAGAAACAATCCCAGTCACCCGTCGAGCCGTCATTGGCACATAACGTAATAAAACTCCAGCATGAATAGTAAAGTAATCGACACCTTGTTCAGCTTGTTCTAATAACGTATCGCGAAAAACAGCCCAGTTTAGATTTTCCGCAACTCCATTTACTTTCTCCAATGCTTGATACATCGGTACCGTTCCAATCGGTACTGGGCTATTACGAATGATCCATTCCCGCGTTTCATGGATATTACGTCCCGTTGATAAATCCATTACCGTATCGCCGCCCCACCGAGTCGACCATACTAATTTCTCAACTTCTTCTTCAATGGATGAACTCACGGCTGAATTACCAATGTTGGCATTCACCTTTACTAAAAAATTACGCCCAATAATCATTGGTTCTACTTCTGGGTGATTGATATTTGTAGGAATAATCGCACGCCCAGCCGCAACCTCTTGCCGAACAAATTCAGGTGTGATCTTTAAAGGGAGATTAGCGCCAAAATTAACGCCGGAATGTTGTTGGTTTAGCATTTCATCATCATAATATCCTCGCCCCATGTTTTCGCGAATCGCAATATATTCCATTTCAGGCGTAACAATACCTTGGCGGGCGTAATGCAATTGAGTAACACTCTTACCGTTATTAGCACGTCGAGTTGGAGCGCGCTGATTAAAACGCAATGAATCCAAACTCTGATCATGCAAACGCTCATTAGCGTAATCAGAACTTAAATCAGATAATAATTCAGTGTCATTACGTTCAATGATCCACGCTTGGCGCACTGGGGGCAAACCACGATAAATATCTATAGAGTGCTCAGGATCGGTATAAAAACCAGAAGTATCATAAACACGAATCGGTTGGTTCGGTTCAAAAATGGGATTTTGTTTAGGACCACTAATAAGGCTATCAGCTAAAGCAATTTCTCGCATCGGTACTGCAATATCAGCACGACTACCAACAACATAGACTTTTCGTGAATTAGGATAGGGTTGAGCCGTTAATGACTCGATAAATTGTTTCGCTTCCAATCTCGCTTGCTTGCGATTCGACACAGCAATTTCCTTTAATGTTATAGGGAAAAGTGCTTATCAGATGGGCGTAAACAAGAGCTATGCATACAGTTATGCATCATCAAATACGTACAGTGATCCTCGATAAGAATATGCAGTAAAGATAACCTCTTGTTCCCTTCGCAGGTATTAGCCTGATCAGGTTCAACGGATCCCGCAATGCGGTCTCAGCCATATGGCACTCCGACAAGTAAGTGATTGAGTATAATAACTGAGGTTATGATCGCAATGGTTTCCCAATAAAGAATCAACACCTAGTGACAGATAGCAAAAAGCCGTGCAATTACACGGCTTTTTATTGCAGATAATCACAACACAGATTATTGCGAAATAAGTACATCACATTTAAGATTTTTCGCTAATGTCTCACTCACATCACCAAAAATATGAATACTGGATTTGTGATAACCAGTAATCACCAAATTGGCTTCAATTTTTTCAGCAAGCTCTTCTAAATGTTTCGCAATGTCGCCATTAGCAATATGTAACCCTGCCACAGGATAAGACGATACAGCAGCTAACTCTGATAATTGTGTCATTCGTTGTTTTGCTATAGCGTCATGCTCTTCTTGCAATTCAATTTCAACATCAATAAAACTAACATTTCCAACACCAGGCTCAACATAAGCAATGTGTAATTCAGCATGATTTTGCTCAGCAATAACTCCGGCCTTCACCATTAATTTATGAGCATATTTATCTTCAGGGTTAACAGCAAGCAAGATTGTTTGATATAGCGACATAGCTTATCTCCGTGAGCTAACGCTCAATAGTGAATTTCTTAGTTATGATTATGATGCTATAAATGTAGCTATACAACCAACTATGTACAGACATTTTAATATACGCTTAAATCAATGATTGCAGTTATCGAGAGTATTAACCAACTCAACAAGCGATTATTATGACGTTTTTTAATCATTACCTTTAACTGAAACGAGATACCAATGAGCCAATATTTATTACTAGGATTCATCGCAATCGGTGGTGCATTCGGCGCCTGCTCACGATACTTAATTTCTGAGCTTTGCGTTATTTTATTTGGCCGTGGCTTCCCATACGGAACATTAACCGTCAATATTATTGGCTCGCTAATTATGGGGCTATTAATGTCAGGGCTAAATCAAGGAATGATAGAAGCAGCACCATGGCGTCCAATGATAGGCCTAGGCTTTCTTGGTGCATTAACCACCTTCTCTACCTTTTCAATGGATAACATTGTAATGATGCAGCAAGGTGAGTTTATCAAAGCTGGGTTAAATATCGTACTTAACGTAACCGTCAGTTTGTTTGCTTGTTATATTGGCTACCAGCTAATGATGAAAAGCTAATAATCATTCAAACATATAACCGCCGCAAGGCGGTTTTTTTCATAAGAATAATACCAATCTGGAAAATTAACTGGTCAGGTTGATCCAATCTCTTGAACACATTCTAGTGATGCGTGAAGCCGATTCATTAAACTGATTCCATGCAAGGCAGACCTTATCGAGAATGTCGTTATAATCAGAAAAATTTTGATTAGCGAGATAGTGTTGTCGTAACCAACTCCAAACTTGTTCTATTGGGTTAAGTTCTGGGGAATATGGTGGAAGTTTGATGATGCTTAGATTATTAAACGGATTAGCAATATCGTCAGTATGCCAGCCTGCACCATCCATCACTACAATAGCATAACGACCTTTTTCTGTGGTTCGTGATATCTGAGCAAGGTGCTCAGTCATTATTTCTTTATTTACCCAAGGTACCACTAACGCCTCACCAACTCCTCTTGCTGGGCACACCGAACCAAATAGATAAGCATATTCAAACTGCTGTTGTTTTATCGCTCTTGGTCGAGTTCCTCGTTCAGCCCAAAGACGGGTAGTGGTATTTTGTTGTCCAAATCTTGCTTCATCTTGAAACCATACATCGACCTTATCGAGCGCTATATATCCTGGGATCTTAAGGATCATTTCAATTTTAAATTTTTTTAAAATTATCCTGAGCTTGCTGTGATTGTTTTGGATGTTTTGACCGTGATGTTATCCACGAAAAGCCCATGCGCTTAAGTAGATAATAGATAGAATCTGGGTGGTAGTTTTTATCAAATTCTTTGAGAATGTAAGCATGAATATCCGCGCCTATTAATCGCCCGCCAGAAGAGTCTTGAGCTTTAAGTTTAATATAATTGGATAGCTGCTCACGTTGTTTAGGTGAGAGAAATGCAGGGCGACCACTACGCGTTTTTTCTTGAAGCCCTTCTAAGCCTTCTTCAAGAAAGACACTCACCCATTTATTAACACTTGTTCGGCTAACTTTGAGATATTTAGCAATTTGAGTACGAGATTTACCTTCCTTGAAGTGCTCCAAGGCAAGTAATCTCATTTTCATTTGAATTGTTTTTTGTTGGCGAGCAAGCTTTTTAAAGTCGGTATTGTTTAGGCTGTCCATAGCGAATCTCATTTAAAAATGATGGCTTTAATTAGATCATAATTTTAGTTAGATTGGTATAATATAGGAAATATAGGAAATATAGGAAATATAGGAAATGATAGATCAATCTTAATATATGTCATTATTTTTTTCGTTATAAACGAAAAAAGGCCATCCTTACGGATGGCCTTTTAAAATTTGAAGCCTGGCGATGTCCTACTCTCACATGGGGAGACCCCACACTACCATCGGCGCTATTACGTTTCACTACTGAGTTCGGCATGGGATCAGGTGGGTCCATAACGCTATGGTCGCCAAGCAAATTCTGTTTTATTTATTGCCTTATGGCAATAAATAGCAATCTGGGAAAATCTAACTAGTTGTTCTCAACACGCATTCAAGCGTTTGTAGAGTCCGTCTCTTCTCTTTTGAGAAGAAAAACCCCTTGGGTGTTGTATGGTTAAGCCTCACGGGCAATTAGTATCAGTTAGCTCAATGCCTCACAGCACTTACACACCTGACCTATCAACGTTGTAGTCTTCAACAACCCTTTAGAGACCTTAAAGGTCTAGGGATGACTCATCTTGAGGCTCGCTTCCCGCTTAGATGCTTTCAGCGGTTATCGATTCCGAACTTAGCTACCGGGCAATGCATCTGGCGATACAACCCGAACACCAGCGGTTCGTCCACTCCGGTCCTCTCGTACTAGGAGCAGCCCCTCTCAATCATCCAACGCCCACGGCAGATAGGGACCGAACTGTCTCACGACGTTCTAAACCCAGCTCGCGTACCACTTTAAATGGCGAACAGCCATACCCTTGGGACCGACTTCAGCCCCAGGATGTGATGAGCCGACATCGAGGTGCCAAACACCGCCGTCGATATGAACTCTTGGGCGGTATCAGCCTGTTATCCCCGGAGTACCTTTTATCCGTTGAGCGATGGCCCTTCCATTCAGAACCACCGGATCACTATGACCTGCTTTCGCACCTGCTCGAATTGTCATTCTCGCAGTCAAGCGGGCTTATGCCATTGCACTAACCTCACGATGTCCGACCGTGATTAGCCCACCTTCGTGCTCCTCCGTTACTCTTTGGGAGGAGACCGCCCCAGTCAAACTACCCACCAGGCACTGTCCGTAACCCCGATAAGGGGTCGACGTTAGAACATCAAGCATACAAGGGTGGTATTTCAAGATTGACTCCACAACCACTGGCGCGGTTGCTTCAACGTCTCCCACCTATCCTACACATGTAGGGTCAATGTTCAGTGCCAAGCTATAGTAAAGGTTCACGGGGTCTTTCCGTCTAGCCGCGGGTACACAGCATCTTCACTGCGATTTCAATTTCACTGAGTCTCGGGTGGAGACAGCGTGGCCATCATTACGCCATTCGTGCAGGTCGGAACTTACCCGACAAGGAATTTCGCTACCTTAGGACCGTTATAGTTACGGCCGCCGTTTACCGGGGCTTCGATCAAGAGCTTCGACCGAAGTCTAACCCCATCAATTAACCTTCCGGCACCGGGCAGGCGTCACACCGTATACGTCATCTTTCGATTTTGCACAGTGCTGTGTTTTTAATAAACAGTTGCAGCCACCTGGTATCTGCGACTCCCGGCAGCTTAGAGAGCAAGTCTCATCACCGCTAGGAGCGTACCTTCTCCCGAAGTTACGGTACCATTTTGCCTAGTTCCTTCACCCGAGTTCTCTCAAGCGCCTTGGTATTCTCTACCTGATCACCTGTGTCGGTTTGGGGTACGATTTCTTATAATCTGAAGCTTAGAAGCTTTTCCCGGAAGCATGGCATCAATGACTTCACTACCGTAGTAGCTCGACATCGTATCTCAGCCT
This region includes:
- the thiH gene encoding 2-iminoacetate synthase ThiH is translated as MSFVKVWQQLDWDDIRLSIYAKTAADVERALAKPQCDIDDFKALISPAAEPYLEQIAQQATLLTRQRFGYTIHFYVPLYLSNLCANACTYCGFSMENRIKRRTLTPADIERECVAIKALQFDSVLLVTGEHQTKVDMEYFRHTLPQIKCHFNHVAMEVQPLEQQQYRELKGLGLDAVMVYQETYHARTYAKHHLRGNKTNFDYRLETPDRLAQAGIDKIGIGALLGMEDWRTDSFFVASHLAYLERQYWQSRYSISFPRLRPCTGGIEPKSIMTDRQLVQLICAYRLFNHDVELSLSTRESAHFRDNVLPLGVTSMSAGSKTQPGGYADDTPELEQFAISDDRSVAEVAMAVKRRGFEVVWKDWDAVYSG
- the thiE gene encoding thiamine phosphate synthase — translated: MSTLSLPPHLIPLLMHIEPLLIPAELYQLGETVTVTVHSSEPLIHIKTIVKECSLAFNFVTADEACTPPTYQIWDQWLAPFAELAELQQKVAANPSFVVCGFPVNDGCVDIWHHQGQARAVYCHHSGASEAQRAMLLVALALDYPLDDALVLARAYARSYHEYSYQDHNQDAQSEPVWPTEAKVFPRALTINHPQIKQLGWLIDGQELAPFAALETRQLGLYAVVDSSDWIKRVLDLGVNTTQLRIKNPQTSDLEHQIQCAVTAGESVSAPVFINDYWLLAIKYHAYGVHLGQDDLDSANLVAIQQAGLRLGISTHGYYEILRALEYQPSYIALGHIFATSTKDMPSLPQGVARLALYQKLIGDRVPTVAIGGITIERAAKVWRTGVTGVAVVSAITQAADPAFTITKLHNILVPNVEYVAAGGRNDKHCAL
- a CDS encoding IS630 family transposase (programmed frameshift), which gives rise to MDSLNNTDFKKLARQQKTIQMKMRLLALEHFKEGKSRTQIAKYLKVSRTSVNKWVSVFLEEGLEGLQEKTRSGRPAFLSPKQREQLSNYIKLKAQDSSGGRLIGADIHAYILKEFDKNYHPDSIYYLLKRMGFSWITSRSKHPKQSQQAQDNFKKFKIEMILKIPGYIALDKVDVWFQDEARFGQQNTTTRLWAERGTRPRAIKQQQFEYAYLFGSVCPARGVGEALVVPWVNKEIMTEHLAQISRTTEKGRYAIVVMDGAGWHTDDIANPFNNLSIIKLPPYSPELNPIEQVWSWLRQHYLANQNFSDYNDILDKVCLAWNQFNESASRITRMCSRDWINLTS
- the thiS gene encoding sulfur carrier protein ThiS, coding for MTIITVWLNDQAVECQSQQCLVELVEQLSLPTMGAAIAVNQAIITRSEWSTTVLNHHDQISLFQVIAGG
- the crcB gene encoding fluoride efflux transporter CrcB — translated: MSQYLLLGFIAIGGAFGACSRYLISELCVILFGRGFPYGTLTVNIIGSLIMGLLMSGLNQGMIEAAPWRPMIGLGFLGALTTFSTFSMDNIVMMQQGEFIKAGLNIVLNVTVSLFACYIGYQLMMKS
- a CDS encoding thiazole synthase, whose product is MLTIADKTFSSRLFTGTGKYSHRDVMTASLLASESQLVTMALKRVDLVRQADDILAPLIAAGVNLLPNTSGAKNAQEAIFAAQLAREALGTNWLKLEIHPDPKYLMPDPIETLKAAEQLVKQGFVVLPYCHADPVLCKRLEDVGCAAVMPLGSPIGSNKGLVSGDFLQIIIDQAQIPVIIDAGIGAPSDAAAAMEMGADAVLVNTAIATAVDPVAMGEAFKWAVISGRMAYNAGLAGKMSHAVASSPLTAFLDSEC
- the thiC gene encoding phosphomethylpyrimidine synthase ThiC, whose product is MSNRKQARLEAKQFIESLTAQPYPNSRKVYVVGSRADIAVPMREIALADSLISGPKQNPIFEPNQPIRVYDTSGFYTDPEHSIDIYRGLPPVRQAWIIERNDTELLSDLSSDYANERLHDQSLDSLRFNQRAPTRRANNGKSVTQLHYARQGIVTPEMEYIAIRENMGRGYYDDEMLNQQHSGVNFGANLPLKITPEFVRQEVAAGRAIIPTNINHPEVEPMIIGRNFLVKVNANIGNSAVSSSIEEEVEKLVWSTRWGGDTVMDLSTGRNIHETREWIIRNSPVPIGTVPMYQALEKVNGVAENLNWAVFRDTLLEQAEQGVDYFTIHAGVLLRYVPMTARRVTGIVSRGGSIMAKWCLAHHQESFLYENFRSICEICAQYDITLSLGDGLRPGSIADANDEAQFSELRTLGELTKIAWEYDVQVMIEGPGHVPMHMIKANMDEQLKHCHEAPFYTLGPLTTDIAPGYDHITSGIGAAMIGWYGCAMLCYVTPKEHLGLPNKDDVKVGLITYKLCAHAADLAKGHPGAQVRDNALSKARFEFRWEDQFNLGLDPQTARDYHDQTLPQESGKVAHFCSMCGPKFCSMKISQEVRDYAKTLSPIGIRQSDNPRVEMEQKAAEFRARGSELYHPAKED
- a CDS encoding universal stress protein; translated protein: MSLYQTILLAVNPEDKYAHKLMVKAGVIAEQNHAELHIAYVEPGVGNVSFIDVEIELQEEHDAIAKQRMTQLSELAAVSSYPVAGLHIANGDIAKHLEELAEKIEANLVITGYHKSSIHIFGDVSETLAKNLKCDVLISQ
- a CDS encoding HesA/MoeB/ThiF family protein, with translation MINTALSDAEFMRYSRQLMVTDIAESGQQQLKNTQVLIVGGGGLGSAVGLYLAATGVGTIVIADDDVVDVSNLQRQVLYRAADVGSNKAQAACAQMRALNPLNRYRAVTTRLAGLQLALEVDQADIVVDCSDNFSTRYAINDACFAARKYLVSGAAIGWQGQLMTFDFRAGIGPCYQCLLPQAVSNTAKVRNCRSGGIVGPVVGIIGSMQALAVIKVIVETERVDVNYLSQFDGSQGHWRQFGIKIDQQCSVCGEHSLVNGGIV